The region CCGGGCCGATGGCCGGGCCGAGATACGCGTGCAGGCGGTCGGCACCGCCGCCCGCCAGCGCCGCGACGCGCTCGGCCGTCTTCTCGACGATGCCCGCGACGAGGCCGCGCCAGCCCGCATGCGCGGCGCCGACCGCGCGCCCCGCGTCATCGCACAGCAGCACCGGCAGGCAGTCGGCGACCATCACGACGCAGACGGCGCCCGGCGTCGCCGCGACGCTCGCATCCGCGCGCACGGCACCACCTTCGCCTGCGGCGAGCACGTCTTCCGCGCGCACCACCTCCGTGCCGTGGACCTGCTCGAGCCACGCGGCGCGCGACTGGCCCGCCAACGCGAGCAGCCGCGCGCGATTCGCTTCGACATGCGCGGGATCGTCACCCGTGTGCCGGCCGAGATTCATCCCGCCCGCGACCTCGCCGCCGTCACCGCCCCACGCGCCATAAGGCGGCTCGCTCACGCCGCCATTGCGCGTCGACACGAGCGCGCGCACGCGCGGCGGCGCCTGCCAATCGGGTTGCACGCAATCGGCCAGCGTCAGGGGTCGCAACATCGTCATCGGCAGTCAATCCTCATCATCGTCGGCATACGGCATGCCTTCATCGTAACCGTCGTCATAGACAGCGTCATCGTCGCCGAATTCCGCATCGTCCGCACCGAAGCCGAGCGCGTCGACGAGCGCCGCGAGATCGGCCGGCAGCGGCGCGCGCCATTGCATCGACCGGCCGCTCGCCGGATGCACGAGGCCGAGCCGCCAGGCGTGCAGCGCCTGCCGCGCGAAGCCGCCCGGCAGCGGCGCGACCGAGCGCTTGCCGCGCGCGCGGCCGTACACCGGATCGCCGAGCAGCGGATGCCCGACGTGCGCGCAATGCACGCGGATCTGATGCGTGCGTCCGGTTTCGAGATCGCAATGGATCGCCGATACCGGCTGGCGCGCCCACAGCGTCGTGTCGACCGTGCGGAAATGCGTGCGCGCCGGCTTGCCCGCCGCGCCCGTGACAACCGCCATCCGCGTGCGCTCGCGCGGATCGCGGCCGATCGGCGCATCGATCGTGCCCTCGTCGGGCATCCGCCCCCACGCGAGCGCGAAATAGCGGCGCTTCACCGTGCGCGCCTGCAATTGACGGACCAGGTCCGTCTGCGCGGCAAGCGTGCGGGCGACGACCATCAGGCCCGACGTTTCCTTGTCGAGCCGATGCACGATGCCGGCGCGCGGCAGGCCGGCCGCATCCGCATAGCGGTGCAGCAGGCCGTTGAGCAGCGTGCCGCTCCAGTTGCCGGCGGCAGGATGGACGACGAGGCCGGCCGGCTTGTCGACGACGACGATCGTGTCGTCCTCGTAGACGATCGACAGCGGCACCGGCTCCGGCGTGAACGCGAGTTGCTCGGGCAGCAGCTCGGGCAGCAGCTCGATCGTCGCGCCGAGCGGCACGGGCTGCCGGATCTTCGCCGGCGCGCCGCTGACGCGCACGCGGTCCGACTCGATCCACTGCTGCAGGCGGCTGCGCGAGAACTCGGGAAACAACTGCGCGAGCGCCTTGTCGAGGCGCTCGCCCGCGAGCGCGAGCGGCACGTCGACGGTGCGCGGCGCATCGGCGCCGGTATCGGCGCGCGCGGGCGCGACGAGCGTGTCGCTCGTCAGATCGTCGTCGAGCGAATCGCCCGCAGAAGCGTCGGCGGGGCTGGCGCTTGGGCTATAATCGTCGCGGTTTGACTTGCCCGCACGGGCATTCAACGAACTTGAACGGGTCATTTAGACTGGGTCACTTGAGACTTGAAGCTAGGACAATGCGAGCCCTTTTCACCATGATGCATTCGACCAAACGCGTCGCAAAACCTGCGGCCGCCTGGGCCGCGCTGGCGGCGGCCGCGGCGCTCGTCGCGGGTTGCCACGGCTTGCCGCAGAAGAGCGATGAGACGGCAACCTGGTCGAACAACAAATTATACTCAGAGGCTCAGGATGCATTGACGGGCGGCGACTGGGGCAAGTGCGCGAAGTACTTCGAGGCGCTGCAAGGCCGCGATCCGTTCGGCCACTTCGCGCAACAGGCGCAGATCAACGTCGCCTACTGCAACTGGAAGGACAACGAAACGGCCACCGCCGATCAGGCGGTCGACCGCTTCATCCAGTTGCACCCGGATCACCCGGACGTCGCGTATGCGTACTACCTGAAGGGGATGATCCACTTCAACGACGACCTGGGCCTGTTCGGCCGCTTCTCCGGCCAGGACATGAGCGAGCGCGATCCGCAGGCGCTGCGCGAATCGTACGATGCGTTCAAGGCCGTCGTCGACCGCTATCCGAAGAGCAAGTACGCGCCCGACGCGGCCGCGCGCATGCGCTACATCGTCAACGCGCTCGCGTCGCACGAAGTGCACGCGGCCGACTACTACTACCGGCGCGGCGCCTATGTCGCGGCGATCAACCGCGCGCAGCTCGCGATCAAGGAATACAAGAACGCGCCGGCGATCGAGGACGCGCTGCACATCATGATGCTGTCGTACGCGAAGCTGAATCAGCCGCAGCTCGCCGACGACACGAAGCGCGTGCTCGCCTCGACGTTCCCGGACAGCCCGTACGTGACCGGCCACGCGCGGCCGGGCTCGAAGAAATCGTGGTGGCAATTCTGAGCTGAGCGTCGCGATTCGCGCTGCGTGCGCGACCGATGGTGCGCGATCGGCGCATCGACAAAGAAACCCGGCCTGTCGAGCCGGGTTTTTCTTTTCGCGCGCGCGGCGCACCTGTCACGGCGCGCGTCGCGCGGCGGGCGCGCGTTGCGTCACGCCACGCCGCCAGCCTGCGCGCTCACGCCTGCTCGGCTTCGCGCCGCTCGGCGAAGAACTCGCGCACCACGTCGATCTCGCGCGTGCGCTTGAAAGGCGGCAGGCTCTGCCAGATGCGCCGGCCATACGGCTTGTCGACGAGGCGCGTGTCGCAGATCATCAGCACGCCGCGATCCGTCTCCGCGCGAATCAGCCGCCCCGCCCCCTGCTTCAGCGTGATGACGGCCTGCGGCAACTGATGGACGGCGAACGGGCTCAGCCCTTTTTTCGTCAGCGCATCGAGCCGCGCGGCGAGCACCGGATCGTCGGGCGGCGCGAACGGCAGCTTGTCGATCACGACGAGCGACAGCGCGTCGCCGCGCACGTCGACGCCTTCCCAGAAGCTCTGGCTGCCGACGAGAATCGCGTTGCCGTAGGCGCGAAAGCGGTCGAGCAGTTCGGTGCGGCTCGCATCGCCCTGTACGAGGAGCGGCGTGCTCCAGCCGCGCGCGTCGATCGTGTCGCGCAACTTCATCGCGATTCGGTCGACCGCGCGCAGCGTCGTGCACAGCACGAACACGCCGCCGCCCGACGCCTCGATCGCCGGCAGCGCGGCGTCGAACACCGCGTCGGTGAACGCGGGCGACGACGGCTGCGGCAGGTTCCTCGGCACGTACAGAAGCCCTTGCGCCTGATAGTCGAACGGGCTCGGCAGCGTCATCGAACGGCGCGAACTGAGGCCCATCTGCGCCGCGTAGTGCGTGAAATCGCCACGCACCGACAGCGTCGCCGACGTGAAGATCCACGCGCGCGGCACGCCCGCGCGCTGCTTCGCGAAAATCGGCGCGACCGACAGCGGCGTTTCGTGCAACTGAACGGTATGCGCGAACACCTCGACCCAACGCACCTTCTCGGCCGGATCGCCGTGCTCGCCCGTTTGCGCGGCGGGCTTCGCGTCGGCCGCGTCGGCCGCGCCGTCCTGCGCGCCGGGCGCGACCCAGCCCGCCAGCAGATCCTG is a window of Burkholderia mallei ATCC 23344 DNA encoding:
- a CDS encoding outer membrane protein assembly factor BamD yields the protein MMHSTKRVAKPAAAWAALAAAAALVAGCHGLPQKSDETATWSNNKLYSEAQDALTGGDWGKCAKYFEALQGRDPFGHFAQQAQINVAYCNWKDNETATADQAVDRFIQLHPDHPDVAYAYYLKGMIHFNDDLGLFGRFSGQDMSERDPQALRESYDAFKAVVDRYPKSKYAPDAAARMRYIVNALASHEVHAADYYYRRGAYVAAINRAQLAIKEYKNAPAIEDALHIMMLSYAKLNQPQLADDTKRVLASTFPDSPYVTGHARPGSKKSWWQF
- a CDS encoding RluA family pseudouridine synthase, with amino-acid sequence MTRSSSLNARAGKSNRDDYSPSASPADASAGDSLDDDLTSDTLVAPARADTGADAPRTVDVPLALAGERLDKALAQLFPEFSRSRLQQWIESDRVRVSGAPAKIRQPVPLGATIELLPELLPEQLAFTPEPVPLSIVYEDDTIVVVDKPAGLVVHPAAGNWSGTLLNGLLHRYADAAGLPRAGIVHRLDKETSGLMVVARTLAAQTDLVRQLQARTVKRRYFALAWGRMPDEGTIDAPIGRDPRERTRMAVVTGAAGKPARTHFRTVDTTLWARQPVSAIHCDLETGRTHQIRVHCAHVGHPLLGDPVYGRARGKRSVAPLPGGFARQALHAWRLGLVHPASGRSMQWRAPLPADLAALVDALGFGADDAEFGDDDAVYDDGYDEGMPYADDDED
- the pgeF gene encoding peptidoglycan editing factor PgeF, with the translated sequence MTMLRPLTLADCVQPDWQAPPRVRALVSTRNGGVSEPPYGAWGGDGGEVAGGMNLGRHTGDDPAHVEANRARLLALAGQSRAAWLEQVHGTEVVRAEDVLAAGEGGAVRADASVAATPGAVCVVMVADCLPVLLCDDAGRAVGAAHAGWRGLVAGIVEKTAERVAALAGGGADRLHAYLGPAIGPGAFEVGADVRSAFLDAAPLADYAATECAFAARAHAPGKYLANLYALARLRLARVGVTRVSGGAACTATERERFYSYRRDRVTGRMAALIWLAD